In one Candidatus Thiopontia autotrophica genomic region, the following are encoded:
- the rpsO gene encoding 30S ribosomal protein S15, producing the protein MSVNAEQKSEIVQKYQRTEGDTGSPEVQVALLTARIQDLTGHFKEHNKDHHSRQGLLKMVNQRRKLLDYLKSSDGGRYTKLVADLGLRR; encoded by the coding sequence ATGTCAGTGAATGCAGAGCAAAAAAGCGAGATTGTTCAGAAATATCAGCGTACAGAGGGTGATACCGGATCACCAGAGGTTCAGGTCGCGCTACTTACAGCACGAATCCAGGATCTTACCGGGCACTTCAAGGAGCACAACAAGGATCACCACTCCCGTCAGGGGCTGCTGAAGATGGTTAATCAGCGCAGAAAGTTACTTGATTATCTGAAGAGTAGTGATGGTGGTCGTTACACCAAGCTGGTTGCAGATCTCGGTCTGCGTCGATAA